The region ATGTCAATCAGGGCACCTTTTGGTTCGATGCTAAAGACGGTGCCAGCAACAATGTCGCCGGGGTTGAAGTGGTAATCGTACCGGTCTAGTAAGGCTGCAAAATCAGCATGCGTAAAGCCCACGTCTAACGTTTTTTCCTGATTGACCATGCGAGTGTTTTCCTAGCTCCTTTACGAAAATGGGGGTGTATAGTGAGTTATCAAGCGGGCAGAAGTGGGTGCCATACGCAATCATACCAGCGATCGCTCGAACACTTTCTGACTGGATCTACAATATTAGCCTAGAGTTTGCCCGTTGGCTAGGGGAACCGATAAAATTTTGGTCATTGATGAAGATGAATGTTAATTAATGTTAATTTTTGTGTACTACTGAGGAGTGGGCATGGCGCGACTAAACCGCCGACAGGTCAAGCAATTTTGGCAGGAGTTCCGCGAATTTGCCCTAAAGGGGAATGTCATTGATCTGGCGATCGCTGTCGTGGTCGGCGGTGCCTTTAGCCGAATTGTCACTTCCGTGGTTGAAGACTTGATCATGCCCCTGGTCAATCCTCTGATTCCTGGGGGCGACTGGCGCGAACTCACACTCGGGTCAGGGATGAGAATTGGCAAGTTTTTGGGCAGTTTACTTGACTTTGGGGTGATTGCCCTGAGCTTGTTTATTCTCCTGAAGCTGATTTTGCCCTTCTTACCCAACAGACCCCCTGCACCCGAACAACGGCAGTGTCCCTACTGCTTAGAGTCCGTGCCCCTCAAGGCTAGTCGCTGCCGTGCTTGCACGTCTGAATTGCCACCGCTTTAGGGTCTTGGCAATGCAACGCTGGCAACGCTGGTTCTCTGGGCTATTGGTGGGGCTATGGCTAGCTATTCTAACCAGTTGCGCAACAGCGCCCCCTCCCCAAGGCACCCAGATTGAATTCTGGACAATGCAACTGCAACCGAAATT is a window of Thermosynechococcus vestitus BP-1 DNA encoding:
- the mscL gene encoding large conductance mechanosensitive channel protein MscL; the encoded protein is MARLNRRQVKQFWQEFREFALKGNVIDLAIAVVVGGAFSRIVTSVVEDLIMPLVNPLIPGGDWRELTLGSGMRIGKFLGSLLDFGVIALSLFILLKLILPFLPNRPPAPEQRQCPYCLESVPLKASRCRACTSELPPL